In Gemmatimonadaceae bacterium, a single window of DNA contains:
- a CDS encoding beta-N-acetylhexosaminidase, with protein MTLRSPFFLLSFVATTALNAQLALIPKPREITPLGTTALRNGLTIDAPANADDRFAANDLATTLRDRGVNARVATGAASARITLLRASSPTAQRLLVAQKLTLTGPARDEGYVIISEGTHLTVIGATSAGVFYGAQTVKQLVEGSGPSATLHRVRIRDWPALRYRGLHDDLSRGPVPTLEFQKKQVRTFAEYKINVYSPYFEQTLTYASNPLAAPPGGAMSASDVRALVAYANLYHIDVIPEQEAFGHLHHLLKYEIYSPLAETPHGHVLAPGQPGSMDLIKQMFAEIDTLFPSRFIHLGADETFELGRGQTMDSVRAKGLGAVYIGFLQQIEQALRPTGKRFLFWGDIAQNSPDLVKTLPKDMIAVAWEYDPAPKFDRLITPFTDAGLETWVAPGVNNWSRVWPNFANALANIQGFIRDGQRLGVTGALNTSWDDDGEALFNQTWYAVLFGAAASWQQGESSIDDFQRSFGRVFHGDTTGLIDAAQRELIAAHTVLQRQGVGDANDFLYWLDPYTDEGMLTADRIRPALHDLRVLAESALVNVARARQAQPGLREADALDALELGARRVDFIGMKFQFADEISAMYARAAAADTSREGRTNAGRDLSDISGTNGRTQDLRDGYTLGRELYDKAWGRENKPYWEGNVLARYDKATQLWIDRMDRLTQARREWSRTRRLPPPDSVGIRLPKSGSTVSSLR; from the coding sequence ATGACGCTACGAAGCCCTTTCTTTCTTCTGAGTTTCGTCGCCACCACGGCGCTGAATGCTCAATTGGCTCTCATTCCGAAGCCACGCGAAATCACGCCGCTCGGCACGACCGCGCTGCGTAACGGCCTCACGATCGACGCTCCCGCCAACGCCGACGACCGCTTCGCCGCGAACGACCTCGCGACGACCCTCCGCGACCGCGGCGTCAATGCCCGCGTCGCAACTGGAGCGGCAAGTGCGCGCATCACTCTTCTCCGCGCCAGCTCGCCAACTGCCCAGAGGCTCCTCGTCGCCCAGAAGCTGACCCTCACCGGCCCCGCCCGCGACGAAGGCTACGTCATTATCAGCGAGGGCACGCACCTCACGGTGATCGGTGCGACGAGCGCCGGCGTCTTCTACGGCGCGCAGACGGTCAAGCAACTGGTCGAAGGCAGTGGTCCGAGCGCGACGCTCCACCGGGTCCGCATCCGCGACTGGCCCGCGCTTCGCTACCGCGGCCTCCACGACGACTTGTCACGCGGACCTGTGCCAACCCTGGAGTTCCAAAAAAAACAGGTCCGTACCTTCGCCGAGTACAAAATCAACGTTTACTCACCCTACTTCGAGCAAACGCTCACCTACGCCTCGAACCCCCTTGCCGCGCCGCCGGGCGGGGCGATGTCGGCGAGCGACGTCCGCGCACTCGTCGCCTACGCCAACCTATACCATATAGATGTGATCCCCGAGCAGGAGGCCTTCGGGCACCTCCACCATCTGCTCAAGTACGAGATCTACTCGCCGCTCGCCGAGACGCCCCACGGGCACGTGCTCGCGCCGGGACAGCCGGGGTCGATGGACCTGATCAAGCAGATGTTCGCCGAAATTGATACCCTCTTTCCGAGCCGCTTCATCCACCTCGGCGCCGACGAGACCTTCGAGCTCGGCCGCGGCCAGACGATGGATAGCGTCCGCGCCAAGGGACTCGGCGCCGTCTACATCGGCTTTCTCCAGCAGATCGAGCAGGCGCTCCGGCCGACCGGCAAGCGGTTCCTCTTCTGGGGCGACATCGCGCAGAATAGCCCGGATCTCGTAAAGACGCTGCCCAAGGACATGATCGCCGTCGCGTGGGAGTACGATCCCGCGCCAAAGTTCGATCGCCTGATCACGCCATTCACCGACGCGGGTCTGGAGACGTGGGTGGCGCCCGGCGTCAACAACTGGAGCCGCGTCTGGCCCAACTTCGCCAACGCCCTCGCCAACATCCAGGGATTCATTCGCGACGGCCAACGGCTTGGCGTTACGGGCGCTCTCAACACGAGCTGGGACGACGACGGTGAGGCGCTCTTCAATCAGACCTGGTACGCGGTACTCTTCGGCGCCGCGGCAAGCTGGCAGCAGGGAGAGAGCAGCATCGATGACTTCCAGCGTTCGTTCGGCCGCGTCTTCCATGGCGATACCACCGGCCTCATCGACGCCGCGCAGCGGGAACTGATCGCCGCGCACACGGTGCTGCAGCGCCAGGGCGTCGGCGACGCGAACGATTTCCTCTACTGGCTCGATCCATACACCGATGAGGGAATGCTAACGGCCGATCGCATTCGGCCGGCGCTTCACGATTTGCGAGTACTTGCCGAATCCGCGCTCGTGAACGTCGCCAGGGCGCGCCAGGCTCAACCCGGACTCCGCGAGGCCGATGCGCTCGACGCGCTGGAGCTCGGTGCCCGTCGGGTCGACTTCATCGGTATGAAATTCCAGTTCGCGGACGAGATTTCGGCGATGTACGCCCGAGCCGCCGCGGCGGACACGTCGCGGGAGGGCCGGACCAACGCTGGCCGAGACCTCTCGGACATCAGCGGGACAAACGGACGGACACAGGACTTGCGCGACGGGTACACGCTCGGCCGAGAGCTCTATGACAAAGCATGGGGACGTGAGAACAAGCCGTATTGGGAAGGGAATGTGCTTGCCCGTTACGACAAGGCGACCCAGCTCTGGATCGATCGCATGGATCGGCTGACGCAAGCACGCCGCGAGTGGTCGCGGACGCGTCGGCTTCCGCCGCCCGATTCGGTGGGAATTCGATTGCCGAAATCGGGTTCAACAGTGTCGAGTTTGCGCTAG